The Apium graveolens cultivar Ventura chromosome 6, ASM990537v1, whole genome shotgun sequence genome contains a region encoding:
- the LOC141668951 gene encoding F-box protein SKIP19-like produces the protein MPRERKQNAHQVFDSMHRRKTSPKPNTKTMVVSQRNWLDLPDDVTSNILNRLGVIEILENAQKVCTAWRKICKDPVMWRVINMENLQDSATHSALKKMCMNAIDRSQGQLVHLNIEHFPTDDLIQFLAQGERSSQLRRLQISDCNSLLHKSWSDFFKKTPLLEEIALTFTAISEETVAEISRYCPMLKSFTYNNYGWEHSMAMNSADDFVITVAKGMSQLLHLQLTGNEMSNKGLQAILDSCPNLQSLDLRGCFRINLNESCGKLCKERIKNIRLPSDSVEDHKVAPIEDPYADYVWDDYVGLYDKLSDDDDYGGFGSFTDFYIDYYTL, from the exons ATGCCTAGAGAAAGAAAACAAAACGCCCACCAAGTGTTCGACTCAATGCATCGCCGAAAAACCTCCCCAAAACCCAACACAAAAACAATGGTTGTGAGCCAAAGAAACTGGTTGGATCTACCTGATGATGTTACATCAAACATACTCAACAGATTAGGCGTAATTGAGATTCTTGAAAACGCACAGAAGGTGTGCACTGCGTGGCGTAAAATCTGCAAAGACCCTGTTATGTGGAGAGTAATAAACATGGAAAATCTTCAAGATTCTGCTACGCATTCTGCACTTAAGAAGATGTGTATGAACGCTATTGATCGGAGTCAAGGCCAGCTTGTTCATCTTAACATTGAACATTTTCCTACTGATGATTTGATTCAATTTCTTGCTCAAGGTGAAAG ATCAAGTCAGCTCAGGCGTCTTCAAATTTCAGATTGCAATAGTTTATTGCATAAATCTTGGAGTGACTTCTTTAAAAAGACTCCCTTGTTGGAGGAAATTGCTCTTACTTTCACTGCTATTTCGGAAGAGACTGTGGCAGAAATTAGTCGATATTGTCCCATGCTTAAGTCATTTACATATAACAATTATGGTTGGGAGCATAGCATGGCAATGAATTCTGCAGATGACTTTGTTATAACTGTTGCAAAAGGCATGTCTCAGTTACTCCACCTGCAGCTCACTGGCAATGAAATGTCAAATAAGGGTTTACAGGCCATTCTGGATAGTTGTCCTAATCTTCAGTCCCTTGATCTACGTGGATGCTTCAGAATTAATCTTAATGAGAGTTGTGGAAAGCTATGTAAGGAACGAATCAAGAACATTAGGCTCCCCAGTGACTCTGTGGAAGACCATAAAGTTGCACCTATCGAAGATCCATATGCAGACTATGTTTGGGATGATTATGTTGGGCTTTATGATAAActttctgatgatgatgattatgGTGGTTTTGGCAGTTTTACTGATTTCTACATAGATTATTATACTCTCTAA
- the LOC141668287 gene encoding putative F-box/LRR-repeat protein 23, with product MCMNVIDRSQGQLVDLNIEHFPTNDLIQFLAQGDRSSQLKRLQISHCYGSLHKSWSDFLKKAPLLEEITLTFTIISKEIVADISRYCPMLKSFTYNNNGWKYSIGKSSANDFVIAVAKGMSQLLNLQLTGSEMTNKGLQAILDGCPNLESLDLRGCLNINLGNRCGKLCKERIKNLRLPGDSMEDHKVAPYDSSDEDDYDTNYDMWYDALTESSDDGYAGLVAEYQSLL from the exons ATGTGTATGAATGTTATTGATCGGAGTCAAGGCCAGCTTGTTGATCTTAACATTGAACATTTTCCCACTAATGACTTGATTCAATTCCTTGCTCAAGGTGATAG GTCAAGTCAGCTCAAGCGTCTTCAAATTTCACATTGCTATGGTTCGCTGCATAAATCTTGGAGCGACTTCTTGAAAAAGGCTCCCTTATTGGAGGAAATTACTCTTACCTTCACTATTATTTCAAAAGAGATTGTTGCAGATATTAGTCGATACTGTCCCATGCTCAAGTCATTCACATATAACAATAATGGCTGGAAGTATAGTATAGGAAAGAGTTCTGCAAATGACTTTGTTATAGCTGTTGCAAAAGGCATGTCTCAGTTGCTTAACCTACAGCTCACTGGTAGTGAAATGACAAATAAGGGTTTACAGGCCATTCTAGACGGTTGCCCTAACCTTGAGTCCCTTGATCTGCGTGGATGCTTAAACATTAATCTTGGAAATCGTTGTGGAAAGCTATGTAAAGAACGAATCAAGAACTTGAGGCTCCCTGGTGACTCAATGGAAGACCATAAAGTTGCACCCTATGATAGCAGCGATGAAGATGATTATGATACTAATTATGATATGTGGTATGATGCTCTCACTGAGTCTTCTGATGACGGTTATGCTGGTCTTGTGGCAGAATATCAGTCTCTCCTTTGA